From one Acinonyx jubatus isolate Ajub_Pintada_27869175 chromosome B1, VMU_Ajub_asm_v1.0, whole genome shotgun sequence genomic stretch:
- the ANAPC4 gene encoding anaphase-promoting complex subunit 4 isoform X2 — protein MLRFPTCFPSFRVVGEKQLPQEIIFLVWSPKRDLIALANTAGEVLLHRLASFHRVWSFPPNENTGKEVTCLAWRPDGKLLAFALADTKKIVLCDVEKPESLHSFSVEAPVSCMHWMEVTAESSVLTSFYNAEDESNLLLPKLPTLPKNYSNTSKIFSEENSDEIIKLLGDVRLNILVLGGSSGFIELYAYGMFKIARVTGIVGTCLALCLSSDLKSLSVVTEVSAGGASEVSYFQLETNLLYSFLPEVTRMARKFTHISALLQYINLSLTCMCEAWEEILMQMDSRLTKFVQEKSTTTSVQDEFMHLLLWGKASAELQTLLMNQLTVKGLKKLGQSIESSYSSIQKLVISHLQSGSESLLYHLSELKGMASWKQKYEPLGLDAAGIEDAITAVGSFILKANELLQVIDSSMKNFKAFFRWLYVAMLRMTEDHVLPELNKMTQKDITFVAEFLTEHFNEAPDLYNRKGKYFNVEKVGQYLKDEDDDLVSPPNTEGNQWYDFLQNSNHLKESPLLFPYYPRKSLHFVKRRMENIIDLCLQKPADVIGKSMNQAICIPLYRDARSEDCTRRLFKFPFLWNNKTSNLHYLLFTILEDSLYKMCILRRHTDISQSVTNGLIAVKFGSFTYATTEKVRRSTYSCLDAQFYDDETVTVVLKDTVGREGRDRLLVQLPLSSVYNSEDSAEYQFTGDYSTRLDEQHSAIPTRTMHFEKHWRLLESMKAQYVAGNGFRKVSCVLSSNLRHVRVFEMDIDDEWELDESSDEEEEASNKPVKIKEEVLSESEAENQPASAALAPEIVIKVEKLDPELDP, from the exons ATGTTGCGTTTTCCGACCTGTTTCCCATCCTTCCGGGTGGTGGGAGAGAAGCAGCTGCCGCAGGAGATCATTTTCCTGGTCTGGTCACCCAAGCGGGATCTCATCGCTTTGGCCAACACGGCGGGCGAG GTATTACTTCATCGACTTGCAAGTTTTCATCGAGTTTGGAGTTTTCCaccaaatgaaaatacaggaaagGAAGTGACCTGCCTGGCTTGGAGACCAGATGGCAAAC ttttggcctTTGCTCTTGCTGACACCAAGAAAATTGTTCTGTGTGATGTAGAAAAACCTGAAAGCTTGCACTCTTTTTCCGTGGAGGCTCCAGTTTCTTGTATGCATTGGATGGAAGTGACTGCAGAAAGCAG tgttctgACATCCTTTTATAATGCTGAAGATGAATCAAATCTTCTCTTACCTAAATTACCTACACTGCCAAAAAA tTATAGCaacacttcaaaaatatttag tgaagAAAATTCTGATGAAATTATTAAGCTTTTGGGAGACGTCAG GCTGAATATTCTTGTCCTTGGAGGAAGCTCTGGATTTATTGAGCTTTATGCGTATGGAATGTTCAAAATTGCTCGAGTCACGGGG ATCGTCGGTACTTGTCTTGCATTATGTTTATCTAGTGATTTGAAATCGTTATCCGTGGTCACAGAGGTTTCTGCAGGTGGTGCCTCAGAGGTTTCATACTTCCAG CTTGAAACCAATCTATTGTACTCTTTCTTACCTGAAGTAACGCGGATGGCTAGAAAGTTTACTCATATTTCAGCTCTTTTACAG TATATAAATTTGTCACTAACATGTATGTGTGAAGCGTGGGAAGAAATACTGATGCAGATGGATTCTCGTCTCACCAAGTTCGTTCAG GAGAAGAGCACAACCACTTCAGTGCAAGATGAATTCATGCACTTGCTGTTGTGGGGGAAAGCAAG TGCTGAACTTCAGACCCTCTTAATGAACCAGTTAACAGTAAAG ggCTTAAAAAAGCTTGGCCAGTCTATAGAGTCATCATATTCCAGTATACAAAAATTGGTTATAAGTCACTTACAGAG TGGCTCTGAGTCTTTATTGTACCATTTGAGTGAACTGAAAGGAATGGCTTCATGGAAGCAAAAATACGAACCTCTTGGACTGGATGCTGCAGGAATCGAAG atgcTATTACTGCGGTGGGTTCTTTCATACTCAAGGCAAATGAACTTCTTCA agttatAGATAGTAGTATGAAAAACTTCAAAGCTTTTTTCCGCTGGCTTTATGTGG CGATGTTGAGAATGACAGAAGACCACGTGCTTCCGGAGCTGAATAAG atGACTCAAAAAGATATTACATTTGTTGCTGAATTTCTTACTGAACATTTCAATGAG GCTCCAGACCTTTATAATCGAAAAGGAAAATACTTTAACGTTGAAAAAGTTGGTCAG TACTTGAAAGATGAAGATGATGATCTTGTGTCACCTCCTAACACAGAAGGAAACCAGTGGTatgattttcttcaaaatagCAACCACCTTAAAG AAAGTCCTTTGCTGTTTCCATATTATCCTCGAAAATCATTGCATTTTGTGAAAAGGCGGATGGAGAACATTATTGACCTATGCTTGCAAAAACCAGCA gATGTAATTGGAAAATCGATGAATCAAGCAAtctgtattccattatatagGGATGCTAGAAG tgAGGACTGTACACGCAGATtgttcaaatttccttttct gtggAATAATAAAACCTCAAATCTACATTATCTTCTTTTTACAATTTTAGAAGATTCACTTTATAAAATGTGCATCTTAAGGAGACATACTGATATTTCCCA ATCTGTAACTAATGGACTGATTGCTGTTAAATTTGGGAGCTTCACCTACGCCACAACTGAAAAAGTGAGAAGAAG CACCTACAGTTGTTTAGATGCACAGTTTTATGATGACGAAACCGTAACGGTAGTTCTTAAAGACACAGTGGGGCGCGAAGGAAGAGACAGACTCTTGGTCCAGTTGCCGTTGTCTTCAGTGTATAACAGTGAGGATTCTGCAGAGTATCAGTTCACTGGGGATTACTCGACAAG gCTAGATGAACAGCATAGTGCTATTCCCACACGTACCATGCATTTTGAGAAGCATTGGAGATTACTGGAAAGTATGAAAGCGCAGTACGTTGCTGGGAATGGTTTTCGCAAAGTATCCTGTGTG TTGAGCTCAAATCTCCGTCATGTAAGAGTATTTGAAATGGACATAGATGATGAATGGGAGCTTGATGAGTCTTCagatgaagaggaggaggccaGTAATAAGCCTGTGAAGATAAAGGAGGAAGTGCTTTCAGAGTCGGAGGCAGAGAACCAGCCAGCCAGTGCTGCTTTAGCTCCAGAGATTGTCATCAAGGTGGAAAAACTTGACCCTGAGCTGGACCCCTAA
- the ANAPC4 gene encoding anaphase-promoting complex subunit 4 isoform X1, with the protein MLRFPTCFPSFRVVGEKQLPQEIIFLVWSPKRDLIALANTAGEVLLHRLASFHRVWSFPPNENTGKEVTCLAWRPDGKLLAFALADTKKIVLCDVEKPESLHSFSVEAPVSCMHWMEVTAESSVLTSFYNAEDESNLLLPKLPTLPKNYSNTSKIFSEENSDEIIKLLGDVRLNILVLGGSSGFIELYAYGMFKIARVTGIVGTCLALCLSSDLKSLSVVTEVSAGGASEVSYFQLETNLLYSFLPEVTRMARKFTHISALLQYINLSLTCMCEAWEEILMQMDSRLTKFVQEKSTTTSVQDEFMHLLLWGKASAELQTLLMNQLTVKGLKKLGQSIESSYSSIQKLVISHLQSGSESLLYHLSELKGMASWKQKYEPLGLDAAGIEDAITAVGSFILKANELLQVIDSSMKNFKAFFRWLYVAMLRMTEDHVLPELNKVMTQKDITFVAEFLTEHFNEAPDLYNRKGKYFNVEKVGQYLKDEDDDLVSPPNTEGNQWYDFLQNSNHLKESPLLFPYYPRKSLHFVKRRMENIIDLCLQKPADVIGKSMNQAICIPLYRDARSEDCTRRLFKFPFLWNNKTSNLHYLLFTILEDSLYKMCILRRHTDISQSVTNGLIAVKFGSFTYATTEKVRRSTYSCLDAQFYDDETVTVVLKDTVGREGRDRLLVQLPLSSVYNSEDSAEYQFTGDYSTRLDEQHSAIPTRTMHFEKHWRLLESMKAQYVAGNGFRKVSCVLSSNLRHVRVFEMDIDDEWELDESSDEEEEASNKPVKIKEEVLSESEAENQPASAALAPEIVIKVEKLDPELDP; encoded by the exons ATGTTGCGTTTTCCGACCTGTTTCCCATCCTTCCGGGTGGTGGGAGAGAAGCAGCTGCCGCAGGAGATCATTTTCCTGGTCTGGTCACCCAAGCGGGATCTCATCGCTTTGGCCAACACGGCGGGCGAG GTATTACTTCATCGACTTGCAAGTTTTCATCGAGTTTGGAGTTTTCCaccaaatgaaaatacaggaaagGAAGTGACCTGCCTGGCTTGGAGACCAGATGGCAAAC ttttggcctTTGCTCTTGCTGACACCAAGAAAATTGTTCTGTGTGATGTAGAAAAACCTGAAAGCTTGCACTCTTTTTCCGTGGAGGCTCCAGTTTCTTGTATGCATTGGATGGAAGTGACTGCAGAAAGCAG tgttctgACATCCTTTTATAATGCTGAAGATGAATCAAATCTTCTCTTACCTAAATTACCTACACTGCCAAAAAA tTATAGCaacacttcaaaaatatttag tgaagAAAATTCTGATGAAATTATTAAGCTTTTGGGAGACGTCAG GCTGAATATTCTTGTCCTTGGAGGAAGCTCTGGATTTATTGAGCTTTATGCGTATGGAATGTTCAAAATTGCTCGAGTCACGGGG ATCGTCGGTACTTGTCTTGCATTATGTTTATCTAGTGATTTGAAATCGTTATCCGTGGTCACAGAGGTTTCTGCAGGTGGTGCCTCAGAGGTTTCATACTTCCAG CTTGAAACCAATCTATTGTACTCTTTCTTACCTGAAGTAACGCGGATGGCTAGAAAGTTTACTCATATTTCAGCTCTTTTACAG TATATAAATTTGTCACTAACATGTATGTGTGAAGCGTGGGAAGAAATACTGATGCAGATGGATTCTCGTCTCACCAAGTTCGTTCAG GAGAAGAGCACAACCACTTCAGTGCAAGATGAATTCATGCACTTGCTGTTGTGGGGGAAAGCAAG TGCTGAACTTCAGACCCTCTTAATGAACCAGTTAACAGTAAAG ggCTTAAAAAAGCTTGGCCAGTCTATAGAGTCATCATATTCCAGTATACAAAAATTGGTTATAAGTCACTTACAGAG TGGCTCTGAGTCTTTATTGTACCATTTGAGTGAACTGAAAGGAATGGCTTCATGGAAGCAAAAATACGAACCTCTTGGACTGGATGCTGCAGGAATCGAAG atgcTATTACTGCGGTGGGTTCTTTCATACTCAAGGCAAATGAACTTCTTCA agttatAGATAGTAGTATGAAAAACTTCAAAGCTTTTTTCCGCTGGCTTTATGTGG CGATGTTGAGAATGACAGAAGACCACGTGCTTCCGGAGCTGAATAAGGTA atGACTCAAAAAGATATTACATTTGTTGCTGAATTTCTTACTGAACATTTCAATGAG GCTCCAGACCTTTATAATCGAAAAGGAAAATACTTTAACGTTGAAAAAGTTGGTCAG TACTTGAAAGATGAAGATGATGATCTTGTGTCACCTCCTAACACAGAAGGAAACCAGTGGTatgattttcttcaaaatagCAACCACCTTAAAG AAAGTCCTTTGCTGTTTCCATATTATCCTCGAAAATCATTGCATTTTGTGAAAAGGCGGATGGAGAACATTATTGACCTATGCTTGCAAAAACCAGCA gATGTAATTGGAAAATCGATGAATCAAGCAAtctgtattccattatatagGGATGCTAGAAG tgAGGACTGTACACGCAGATtgttcaaatttccttttct gtggAATAATAAAACCTCAAATCTACATTATCTTCTTTTTACAATTTTAGAAGATTCACTTTATAAAATGTGCATCTTAAGGAGACATACTGATATTTCCCA ATCTGTAACTAATGGACTGATTGCTGTTAAATTTGGGAGCTTCACCTACGCCACAACTGAAAAAGTGAGAAGAAG CACCTACAGTTGTTTAGATGCACAGTTTTATGATGACGAAACCGTAACGGTAGTTCTTAAAGACACAGTGGGGCGCGAAGGAAGAGACAGACTCTTGGTCCAGTTGCCGTTGTCTTCAGTGTATAACAGTGAGGATTCTGCAGAGTATCAGTTCACTGGGGATTACTCGACAAG gCTAGATGAACAGCATAGTGCTATTCCCACACGTACCATGCATTTTGAGAAGCATTGGAGATTACTGGAAAGTATGAAAGCGCAGTACGTTGCTGGGAATGGTTTTCGCAAAGTATCCTGTGTG TTGAGCTCAAATCTCCGTCATGTAAGAGTATTTGAAATGGACATAGATGATGAATGGGAGCTTGATGAGTCTTCagatgaagaggaggaggccaGTAATAAGCCTGTGAAGATAAAGGAGGAAGTGCTTTCAGAGTCGGAGGCAGAGAACCAGCCAGCCAGTGCTGCTTTAGCTCCAGAGATTGTCATCAAGGTGGAAAAACTTGACCCTGAGCTGGACCCCTAA